Below is a window of Thermoplasma sp. Kam2015 DNA.
TAGATTTAACCGAAAATTTTTACAATACTTCTCAGAATGTGAATTTCCTTACAATGAAAGAAGAAAACTCTCGCTTAAAGATACTTCTTTATTCTATTCCAAAGCGTTTATACTTGCTATCATTTTAGAGAGTATTTTATAAGCCATATCCAGATCGGAATCATTTAACCCTGATAATGATTTCTCTATGAAACTGAAGTGTTTCTTCTTTGCCTCTTCATACACTTCTTTACCGTGATCTGTCAACGATATCTTAATTATTCTTCGGTCTGCTTCCTCCCGCTTCCTGACAACAAGGCCCTTATCTTCCATCTTGTCTATAACCCCGGTGACCCATCCTGGCGTTACATTTATAGAGCTGGCTATGGTAGCCATTGAAAGGGGGCCATTCTCGGACAACTGCCTCATGATTGTGAATTCAGTGACCGATAGATTGACGCCATTGAGATCACGTTCTGCCTTCTTATACCATAGTTTCCATAGGTCAACGTAAAGGCGCCATACCTGAATCGCCTTTGAACTGCAAGTTTTTTCATCCATTTCGATCACTCAGATTTACAACTCATATATTGCTTTATTACATATATTTTTGTATCTAAAGGAATTGTTTACACCTCGTATTTTGAAGAACTTACGTATTTCAATGAAATTAATCTGATGCGCTAAAATTATGCATAAATTAGCTTAGTGAGCTACTTCTCCGCTGAAGCTTCGGATCTTCCTTTCATCGAAGAGACCTCTGCCTCTCCGGACATACCTAAAAGCCATATATCGCTATAACCACAGGCGTTTATTCGGTTCGCAACGATCCTACTTAGGTATAATTCTATTGAGGGGTGTCAGTGTATCTCCTGTCAGAAGGATAGATTTACAGCTTCCTCCAAACCCATAACCTCTCTTTAAAGGAGAAATTCAAAACTTTGAAAAGGCACACATCTATAAAACGCATTTATTATGACTGTAG
It encodes the following:
- a CDS encoding MarR family winged helix-turn-helix transcriptional regulator; translated protein: MDEKTCSSKAIQVWRLYVDLWKLWYKKAERDLNGVNLSVTEFTIMRQLSENGPLSMATIASSINVTPGWVTGVIDKMEDKGLVVRKREEADRRIIKISLTDHGKEVYEEAKKKHFSFIEKSLSGLNDSDLDMAYKILSKMIASINALE